One stretch of Bernardetia sp. DNA includes these proteins:
- a CDS encoding CHASE2 domain-containing protein: protein MRFLRKIFNIATLTGTIAIFAFMFLLQTIAVNFDFLNIFEQTINNFKISDVYFSQIRDNKTVKGDTNVVIVNIGYLPRAGLGAQIEIISRYSPKVIGLDALLEGARQPEQDSTMEAFLQIASQRCPIVFASKLEKPNEETKGFDSLGLPHKPFQKYIQTGYVNVVTDEDTKFETARIVSPKEKVIDSLSSTDSIEYSFATKLVQIAYPKKAEKLLARGNDVETIYYRGDYDKFMVLNPMQVLEENFDPSVFKDKIVIMGYMGEDYNIDDGTDDRYYTPMNSRPVGRAATDMYGIMIHANMISMIMHENYIDVISPYLAIFLSVLLCFANVVLFTYIYFHRKLGTWYDVITKGVQLVEVIIFVFIFISVLANYNYMMELTVGVLAVVLSGDVLEVFLAILANVYPKSTRAYE from the coding sequence ATGCGTTTTTTACGGAAAATATTCAACATTGCAACGCTTACAGGAACAATAGCTATTTTTGCATTTATGTTTTTGCTACAAACGATAGCCGTAAACTTTGATTTTCTCAATATTTTTGAGCAAACCATCAATAATTTTAAAATTTCTGATGTGTATTTTTCTCAAATAAGAGATAACAAGACCGTAAAAGGAGATACAAATGTAGTGATTGTAAATATTGGCTATTTGCCAAGAGCAGGTTTGGGGGCACAGATTGAAATCATTTCAAGATACAGTCCGAAAGTAATTGGATTAGATGCACTTTTAGAAGGAGCAAGGCAGCCAGAACAAGATTCTACAATGGAAGCCTTCTTACAGATTGCAAGCCAAAGATGTCCGATAGTTTTTGCTTCAAAATTGGAAAAACCAAACGAAGAGACAAAAGGTTTTGATAGTTTGGGATTGCCACACAAGCCTTTTCAAAAATATATTCAGACAGGTTATGTAAATGTTGTAACGGATGAAGATACAAAGTTTGAGACAGCTCGTATTGTTTCTCCTAAAGAAAAAGTAATTGATTCTTTGTCTTCTACAGATTCTATAGAGTATAGTTTTGCGACAAAACTGGTGCAAATTGCGTATCCTAAGAAAGCAGAAAAACTTTTAGCTAGAGGAAATGATGTTGAGACCATTTATTATCGTGGGGATTATGATAAGTTTATGGTACTCAACCCAATGCAGGTATTGGAGGAAAACTTTGACCCTTCTGTCTTCAAAGACAAAATTGTCATTATGGGCTATATGGGAGAAGATTACAACATTGATGATGGAACAGATGATAGGTATTATACGCCAATGAACTCACGTCCTGTGGGAAGAGCAGCGACAGACATGTACGGAATTATGATTCACGCCAATATGATTTCCATGATTATGCATGAAAATTATATTGATGTGATATCCCCTTATTTAGCCATTTTTTTGTCTGTACTTTTGTGTTTTGCTAATGTTGTACTTTTTACCTATATCTATTTCCACAGAAAACTAGGAACGTGGTATGATGTAATTACAAAAGGCGTACAGCTTGTGGAGGTCATTATTTTTGTCTTTATTTTTATATCTGTTTTGGCTAACTATAATTATATGATGGAACTAACTGTTGGAGTATTGGCAGTGGTTTTGTCTGGAGATGTGCTAGAAGTATTTTTGGCTATTCTCGCAAATGTGTATCCTAAATCTACTCGTGCCTATGAATAA